From the genome of Leishmania major strain Friedlin complete genome, chromosome 35:
agggcggtggcggtgggcaGTGGTGTAtagagaggcagagaagtAATCGATAGCACGCACAAACAACACTGCCAAAGCCTCGCGTTTGACAGAGGTgagcgcctgtgtgtgtgtgtgtgtgtgtgtttggggcgggggagagggggatggaaggggggggggctttctctctctcactggTTGTTTCACGACGTGCTTTCGCTGATGCTTCTGAGAGTGTGTTTGGTGGGTGAAttggtgggtgggtgtccagaacgagaaggagagagaatAGCAAAGCCCGACGACTCGGATGCAGCACGCGacgaggaaaagagaaggtgaAGGTAGGGCAAAACACGGCATGCGAACAAAGGTTGGACTAAGAGCGAAAACGAATGCGAAGAGTGGAGACACCGTGTTCGGGGTGCCTTCTGCGCAGCACGTGATAGCCACGTGCGACTATgactgacacacacacacacacacacacacacacacacacacaaggctggtgcagcagaaggACAGCACAAGGTACAAAGCACGTCTCCAACACTTCCAGTATCCCTTCTCACGttcgcgcagctgcgtgcctcaccgcctcttcctgcTCACGCCATGCTCGAGAAGTAGAATGCTGGATGTCGACGGAAAGTGCCGGCCAAGGTATGCGATGGCTTACCTTGGCCACACGCTGCGAGCGGGGCGAAAAGTGGAGCCGTCTTCTCTTCACGGCAcagttgtgtgcgtgtgaacGCATGTTTTCGCTTCCACCGGGGTGCCTTTTCCCTTGAACGATTCGacgaagaggggggggggtcatCAGAGCGCTGTGCACAGCTGACaacaggcggcggcagcagcggggagAAGCATTGTTTTTTAAAGCAGACGAACTCAAGGAGCAAGGAAGAAGGAGGCAGTGAACACGGGGGAGATGAACAATGTCCAGACAACTATAATGGCAAGAGCTGGCAACACACCACAACGTCAATTAGAGGCGTCACAACCACTTTGGAAAGGcggaaaagggaggaggtgagAATGAAGCCTaaagagaaacaaaaacGGCAAAACGTCTTTGAGGGAGGCGCAGTGCACTACGGAATCATGACGGGTGCACTGCTGGCCTTCCACTCTTCTTCACCTTCCGCACGCATTCTCTTGTTCCACGTCTTCCCATGACTGTATGATGCAATCGACTGGCACCAGCACAGGACTACACTGTTGCAGAAGCAACTGCGACACAAGACGAGAGAACAgctcccgccccctcccccccccaaaaaaaaagaaaggtTCCAAGTTCTCTAGCTGCACCTCTACAATGCCGCCTCCGAGCACATCACGACACCGAGCGTGATGCCCGAGGTACCCGTCatggaggcgacggcggaggtggcgggcTTCGCACACTCAGAGAGCACCAccagacagcagcagccgagcaCGAAGCTGGTCAGGTGGAGGTGCGGCAGTTCAATGCAAAGTGAAAACCACTTAACACACACTTTCATTCCAGTGAGCGTGACAATCGGCACCGGAGAGAGCGATCGATGGAGCGCACCGGCATGAGCGGCAAGACAAGCTGGCTCACCGACATCACGAAACACCACGACCCTCAAGGCGTAGCTGACGACGGAGAggccggcagcggtgcggaaGGTAAGAGACCAGACGAGTATGGGATATTTTAAGCATGCTCGCTAAGCGCGTTGCGGAGCACACGATGTAGACCAGCACAGGGTAGGGGCCTGCGAGGATGACGCGCACCGAAAGATAGAGCTTCGACTCGACTCGCCTTGTTCGGTTTCCCACGCAGCTGAGTCTCTTGGACACGCTCCTGCCGCATCTCGACCatcagtggcggcggcggcggcggcggcgaaaaCAGCGCCGGAAACAGAGCGACACCAGCAACGGGGGATGGTCAAGAGACGAGAGGCAGTCCCCGAGACGAGCCCATCCACCACAGCGCGCAAAACGATAAATGCCAAGTTCCACGCACAAAAGCTGCCACTGAGGTAGTCGTACATCCGCACAAGCGCTGTGTCGCGCACGACATCGCAGAGGTATGCGAGGAAGCTGGTGGCTGAGCGTGCAAAGAGCATGAAGAGCTATTCTCGTAGCCCCCTGATGAGAAGGGTCAATGACACAGAGAAAGCACTGCCACGCGCACACTCACCTCCGCGCTAAGAGGCGGATCAAGCCGAAAAGAAGGCCGCCATCAACAAAGACGGCGGTGATGCTCATGAGACGTCCCAGTCACAATGGACTAAGCGCCGTGTCCGTGTCACGCGTGATGTGCGCCCGCGGCACTACTGCAAGATTTTGTAGCTGCGACCCGCGGCGCCCCCACAGCGTGCGAGTGCGAGCAACACGGCGTACGGGGTCGCGGTGATGCACGCCCCTCTCAGCAAAAGAACAAGATTCAAGCGGGAAAGGGCTGAGAGCTTGCGAAAGGCAAAGGAGAGTGCACGGATAAGAGGAGAAAGGCCTCGGTCGACTGGCAGAGCCGATGAAAAAATATGCTGATGAGGAGCTGCGTTCCGAATAGGTCACCCTACGCGCCGAAAGTGACAGTCGTCACTAACCAGCAGCCTacctgtgtgtctgcgtgctttTTTGTCTGTCGGTGTTGTGAAGGCAATGCGCATGACCAGCATACTTGGTGATGCGGGAATAAGTTGAGACGTCCTTTTACTAGCGTGCAGTGCCGCAGTCTGAGCTGAGCGAGAAAAAACAACGCAGAAAAAGAGGACGGATtcgatgggggtggggccgGACAAAACAAAGGCGCCAGCACGACAGCTGCTTAAGAAACACGGTCTGTAGAGGGCGGGCGGGAGAATGGGGAGGGGTTCTATCTGCAGCACTGAAGTAGATGATTTGCTCTtcctctttgtttttttttttcgtttcgaCCGCGCGCATGCGTAATATGCGTGAAGATGCGGAGCTCATGAGGTTTTTTGAGGTGATCAAATGTGTGGTGGTTGCGCACTTGCAGTGCCCCGTCAGCATCCACGCGCGGGCGCGTGAGAGCCACCAACCATGAAGGTGACAATAGTGGTAGCTACATAGCTATGCTGTAAAACACAGAGTACCGCGTTGGGGCTGCGAGAGTCGAGAGCGAAAGGGCCAAAAGAGATAACGAAATGTGTCTACTTGTAAGTTCAGATTGCCATACATGCTCGCCGTAGTTCctccgttgttgttgtccgTGCTGCACCTCGAGCGCTAAACAGTACGACAGTATCCATGTCTGATGCACCAAAAACCATGCGCTGGGACTCACCTATTTAGAAGCAGCTCCGCTATGTGCAACCCTTTTATGTTGTGGTTACCATGCCGGGGCAAGTGTTCCTCACGTAATAAAGCGAAGGAATGAAGGGATGACAGCGTCAAGCACCACGACGCATGCACATATTCAACCAAACGAGCGCCATTTCATCCATAAAGATGCACCCCACTAGTAGACACGTAACACGCATGAGAAGACGAAATCGGTTGCAGCTGAAACAGCTGGAAGAATCCGCGCCATCGAGAAAGCTGATGGGTATGTCCGAAACGGATGGCTAAACAGACAagtgtgggggagggagggagggagggtggatGGCATTGCTTGAGGTGCTGTGGCGCAGACGACAAAAGAGGGAGTGAAACGAGTCATGGACGAAACAACATCCAACAACGAGGATGAAAGAAAAACGAGCCGAAGGGCTTTTGAGTGGGAAGGCGCGCGAGACTCCCGTCTATCTTAGCGGTGGAGTCTCAGCAAAGAATAGACACCAAGGGACGAGTGAGGACATGGAGAGCCAACCATTACGCACATAGCCCACAGAGCAGAGCTAGGAAAGTGAAGGCACCTCACGCAGACTCGCACGTGACCACGCGCTCACGACACGCGTCTCTTACccacctctcttcttcgcttCAACCAGGCCGCTTACTTTTCATGCCGAAGAGATGCTCAAAAACAAGGAAAAGAGGAgcggaggggcggggggtgggAAGCATCTGGCACGTCCTGACCGTAAACTCGTTTATTTGTTTCGTGCAACAATCATGGTTGACTGAGGAGCGAAAACTCGAAAACAATAAAGCGAAAAATAACAGAATGACAGGCAAAACCAAAAGCCGAGGCGCACCGATATGCAGTGGAGATGGAGAGCTGGTGAGTTTGAATGAGCAAGGAAACAACCTTGACCATCAAACATGCGGGGTAAAACATAGAAAACTAATAATAAAACGTTTTCTGTTGCTGTCTTCTATTTTTGTGCGTTTACTggcgaaaagagaaggaggaaaTGAGTTATCTGTTGGGAAGACGTTTTTTATCGGCGGTTGCAGAGCAAGCGCGTGAAATGGATGCTCTGCGCTAAACCATGCGccaggcacagcagcgctgttGAGTTGATATGAATACGAGAACGAGAGACAAGGGATCAAGTCACGACTGCACtccccgaaaaaaaaaggagagaacaAAGCGGCCGTCCGCTACCTAGCACAGGTGAAGAGCCCCTCGACCCCACCTTATTGCACACCCCCAAGCAGGTGCGGACCCAAGAGCTACCTACAAACGTGCTCtaaggaaggaaggagaaTGCTCTGACCCGCCTttcacggcgacggcgatagAGGGGAGCAAAAACAAACGAGGAAGAACCCTCAAGGCGAggcggggagaggagaagacTGGGCAAAACGACAAAAACGAAAGCACCATGAAGATATCTATATCtctatatacatatatatatatatatatatataatgaAACAACGAAACCAACTAGCCAACTAAAAAAAAGCCCGCAGATTGAGAACGACCAACGGACGTTTTTCACCATTGAACCAAAtcaagaaggagaagagagcacGGAAGGCGGCAAAGCGAGCGACAGCGACATCCACGACGACGATcacgacgaccaccaccaccacagccaccatcaccacacCTACGCGTGTGGGAGAGTGCAAAGAGTGGAAGTGCAGTATCagttttttgttttggtcGCGCTCGCCAGAAATgcaggcgtgtgcgcaggcaACTTCATCCTCTCTCGCATCCCCCGCCTCTTTTGCTCGCTGCCATCGGTGCTAGGCGACGTGAGAGATAGAAAACGTTATGACATGTAAGACGTAAATCACCCAATCGCTCTTTTTAACAGCAGCGAGACACGCGCGGATGCACAGAGGAGCATCAGGTGATTGGGGGGATCACAGTAATAGGATGCAGTGCTTCAGAGCTTGCTGCCAGCACCACTCATCTTCTTTCCCTCCAAGGAAACGAcgaagctgccgctgccggcgcgctTCACCTTGTAGCAGGAGTTCTCGATGCTGAAGCGGGCCTTGAAATGTTTGCGAACGTGCGCCAAGACACGGTcctcagcgctgcggcgaagcagcaTAATGATACAGCCGCCAAAGCCACCACCCATCATACGACCACCGGCGACGTCCTTGTCCTCGTTGATGAGCTCCTGGATGTAGTCGAGCTCGGGGGTGGTGATCTTCATGAGTTCGCGCATACCCGCGTGACCGGCGTTCAAAATGTCGCCGGCCTTTTTGACGCGCTCCTCACGTGAAAGCGGCAACGCCGGGTCGTTCAACTTGCGGAACTCCaacgtgcgcagctgctccatgACCTGGTAGGTGCCGCGCTCGAACTCTCCGGGTGTCATGAGAGGTTTGAACTCCGCCATGAACTGTTGCACGTCACCGTCGAAGCCGTACTGCTCTGGGTTGCGCACCATCAGGGAGAAGGAGTACGGCTTGCCACGGTAGCGGTGCTCACCGATCTTCTTCTGCGCGTTCTCCTGATCGATGCGAACCGAGTTGTACATCTGAGCCGTGCCACCGAGCAGATCGTGCTTGATCATCGAGTCGATCAGCATCCACGAGTACTCGCCGTGGCCCAGGAGAGGTGTCATGTCAACGGGCTCGAAAGTGAGGTGCTTGCAATCCAGGAACATGAACTTGTCCACCTCCGCGAAGGCAGAGATGAACTGATCCATGATGCCAACATTCACGCCGCAGTATTCCGTCTCGATAAGGCGCGCCTCCTTGGCCAGTTCCATCAGTTCGTCCTTGGGCATCGCCGGTACAATAGAATAGCGGCGGCCGCTCGAGGTGGGACAATCCTTGTAGCTCTTCGTGACAACAGAGTTAATAGCGTGAATGAGCGCGACGCCGAAGGCAGCCGACGCGCTCATACCGGCTCCCATGGCGAGCGTGCTGTGCACTACCATGCATACCCCGTTGAGGGACGCGTCATCAATggcgacgccgaggcggTTGAGTCGCAGCGTCATGGCGCCGCGCACAAACGTTGTCCACGCCTTATTGTGTACGCACCCGCCAAGGTGGTCCATGTCGAAGTGCTCCTTCGTGTGCGTCGCGTAGAAGCGAACCTTCGGCTTCGCCTCCTTCTGGAAGTGCTTCACGCGCCCAACAAGAATGTGCGtgccctccagcaccgccgccgggcAAGTCCACCCCTCCATATAGTCAACGTGTTCACCAATCAGGTTTACGCGGCCAGGAGCGAAGGTGAAGACTCGCCACTCTACATCCGCGGCATTCTCGACTTTGAACTTCTCGCAGAAGATGGGCGTCAAGGTCGCAAGCATGCTGTCAAGCCGCTCGTCCGGGTAGCTCTCTGCGGGCATGGCTGCGTGAGACCAGGAGAGGACGCTACAGGGTAATAGAGTTGGTGTCGGAAACCTAGTAGGCGGAGGAGCGCAACGGTCACGCGAAACAGCAAAACCAACGATAAAAACACAAAAGGCAAAGAACGGAAGGAATGCGGGCGAAAAggtgcgttttttttttattgaGTCGTGCACACGTGAAGCAGAacagaacgagagagagagagagagagaaaagggagggggaagaacGATGGTGAGCTTGCCGTCGACGTGCTAACGGAGTACCTTGTGTttgtgtaggtgtgtgtatgtgtgcttgtTTCAGtggtacacacacacacacacacacagagagagagagagagagctggaTGAGCAGTGTGACAGGGcgaacagcaacaacgaaCGGACCCgggcaaaacaaaaaatatTTGCCGAGCAGTATGGGGAGGATGGGTAGAGATAAAGCACGTTCATAGGGTGACAGAGTCCGACATCTCCAGGTGGCACATGTGGTGAGAGTAGAGAAACTCCCCCGTACTTCCCCCTTGCTTTCCACCCTGTGGGTtagcgtatgtgtgtgtgtgtgtggggggggtcCTCTTCCACTGGCATGTTGCCTCGCATCCCTGCAAGTGTCTCAGGAAGAGAGGTCATACAACAACTCCTGCAGCCAACAATTTTCACCTGTGTCATGCTTCAGGGGTCCAAAGAGGCGTCGAAGGGTCGTCTATGCAACTCCGAGGATCACAAGTCGCAATACTCACCTCTACACAAAGGGGAGCCGTTCCAGAACCCTTTCCTGACGGTCCTTGCGCACGGCACCGCCCATTCAGAGCACGGAACCGATATtacgcgcgcacagcagcagctgcatccAATCCGTACCGTTTTCTCGCTTCAGCGGTGTGTGCTGAGCAGCAACACGGCAACCCATGCTTTTCCCCGCAGTGGACGGAAAGAGATGTAAAAGTTCACCAACAAAACAGACCGCCATCCGGTCGGCGAGTGCGCAACGGTCGCAGTCGCTCTTGTTCTATGCTTACAGTCTATGGTGTGTGCCTGGGTTCATGCTTGATCCTCTTGTTCGGGGGATGCGCATCTAGGCTCTGCACGGATGACAAActctgctgcgcgctgcagccgagagagagaattGCCTGTCCAGCGGCATGCTATGATGACGGCATCGCAGtggctggagcagcagccgtggagCCCGCGCCGAGGTCCACCTTG
Proteins encoded in this window:
- a CDS encoding galactokinase-like protein (previous protein_id=AAZ14497.1), giving the protein MPAESYPDERLDSMLATLTPIFCEKFKVENAADVEWRVFTFAPGRVNLIGEHVDYMEGWTCPAAVLEGTHILVGRVKHFQKEAKPKVRFYATHTKEHFDMDHLGGCVHNKAWTTFVRGAMTLRLNRLGVAIDDASLNGVCMVVHSTLAMGAGMSASAAFGVALIHAINSVVTKSYKDCPTSSGRRYSIVPAMPKDELMELAKEARLIETEYCGVNVGIMDQFISAFAEVDKFMFLDCKHLTFEPVDMTPLLGHGEYSWMLIDSMIKHDLLGGTAQMYNSVRIDQENAQKKIGEHRYRGKPYSFSLMVRNPEQYGFDGDVQQFMAEFKPLMTPGEFERGTYQVMEQLRTLEFRKLNDPALPLSREERVKKAGDILNAGHAGMRELMKITTPELDYIQELINEDKDVAGGRMMGGGFGGCIIMLLRRSAEDRVLAHVRKHFKARFSIENSCYKVKRAGSGSFVVSLEGKKMSGAGSKL